The Roseovarius indicus genome has a segment encoding these proteins:
- a CDS encoding YcbK family protein, whose protein sequence is MTRRALLGAFAATTVVAAPTFSNAAGFLKGAGDIRRIRMTAPRTGETLDTIYWIEGEYIRDAVKEITYFMRDWRTDGVHDIDLRTVDIMTAAHNMMDVTEPYMLISGYRSPETNAMLRSRSSGVAKNSRHLKGQAADLRLGSRSVNQMYRAAMACHGGGVGRYTSSNFVHMDCGPVRSWGS, encoded by the coding sequence ATGACGCGGCGCGCCCTGCTGGGTGCATTCGCAGCAACCACCGTGGTGGCAGCTCCCACCTTTTCGAACGCAGCAGGATTTCTGAAAGGCGCGGGTGACATCCGGCGCATTCGGATGACGGCCCCCCGCACCGGCGAAACCCTCGACACGATCTACTGGATCGAAGGCGAGTACATTCGCGACGCGGTCAAGGAAATCACCTACTTCATGCGCGATTGGCGTACCGATGGGGTCCATGACATCGACCTGCGCACGGTCGACATCATGACGGCGGCGCACAACATGATGGACGTGACCGAGCCGTACATGCTGATCTCGGGGTACCGCAGCCCGGAAACCAACGCGATGCTGCGCAGCCGGTCGAGCGGCGTGGCCAAGAACTCGCGTCACCTCAAGGGTCAGGCTGCGGATCTCAGGCTCGGGTCCCGCTCGGTCAACCAGATGTACCGCGCAGCGATGGCCTGCCACGGCGGCGGCGTCGGCCGGTACACCAGCAGCAACTTCGTGCACATGGATTGCGGTCCGGTGCGCAGCTGGGGCAGCTGA